Part of the Halorhabdus utahensis DSM 12940 genome, CCGGATCGCCGGCGAGGGGGTCGTCGGCGTCGTCCACTCGCCCGACACCGCTCTGGGGCGGACGTGGTACGCCGCCGCCGGCGAGGGTGCTTATCGAAGCGAGGACCACACGCTCGACGGCGAACCGATCACCGTCTCCGGGCACGATACGCTCGCCGGCAGTCTGGTGTTCGCCCGCCTGAGCGAGCGGAGTCGCGCCTGGCTCGCGTCGGATCTCGCCGTCGCGAGTTCGCTGCTCGAACGCGAGAGCATGGTCCGGCGACCGGGGAGTTCCGCCCTGAACATGTGCCAGATCGCCGACGGCAGCGCCGACGCCTACGTCGTGCTGTCGATCAACGACTGGGACGTCGCGGCGGGGGAGGTCATCCTTCGTGAGGCGGGCGGGACAGTACGGGATCGGGCGCTTTCGGACGGCACCCGCCAGGTAATCGCCTCGAACGGCTCGATCCAGGCCGACCTCGAAACCTTCGTCGACACCGTCGTTGGGGACCGGTACGATTGACACCAAACACGTAAAGCAGTCACTCACGTATCGAATCACGTGGCGAAGCCGCTTCGATTCCGGCGCTCGAACGAGCGCTGGACCGCCGATCGCGTTCGATCCGCCCTCTATCAGTCACTGAACCAGGCCATCGGTGCGACGATGGGACGCCCATGGTTCCGCCAGCCCGAGGGATACGATGCCCGTCGTTTCGACATGGATAACGGCGACGTGGCATTGTTCACCTGGTCCGACGACGTCGCCTACTGGATGGGCAACACCGAGACCCCGAAGGCGCTCTGGCAGACCGAGAAGTACACCTTCGACGAGGTGCCCGACGCCGTGGCCGAGTGGGCCGAACGGGAACTCCTCGCGACGCTACACGAGGAAGCCCCCTGGCTCGCCGAGTACCCGACCATCTCGTGGTTTTTCCTGCCGGTCTTGCTCTCGAAGGACGGCCGACACACCTCCCGGGAGTTCTTCCGGGATCACGCCGCCGGATTCCCGGAGTGCGATCGGGAGACGGCCCTCTCCTATTACGAGGAGTTACTGGAGGGCGGCGTCTTTCCGGACCGCTATGAGATGGCCGCGAAACTCGGGACGGCCGAACGGCTCAACCTGACGCGGATGAGCGCGACCATGAGCGAGTTCACTGTCGCCAAATTGCTCGACGACGCCGGCTACGACCTCGCCCCGGAGAACGAGGTGTCTTCGGGCCACTCGATCGACTTTCGGGTCGACGGCGACGAACAGACGGGTCGACTCGTGGAAGTGACGCGACCGCTGCCACCCTCGGAACGGTCGGCCGGGTCGGCCGTCGCCGCGATCAAGGAAACTGTCGCGACCAAGACCGGCGGGCAACTCGCCGACCACGGCGGTGGCGTGACGCTGCTCGTCGACTGTTCCTCCTTCGACGACGGTGAGTGGTCCCGCATTCTCGACGCCCAGCCCGAGATCGGTCACCGGCCGGCCGTCGTCTTCCGCGTGCGACCTGGTGGGAACACTGCAGCCTACACGCTCGGGTCCGTGCCGATCGACTTGCCGGCGTACGTCGACGTGGCCTGAGTCGTCGCTGGTCCGTCCAGTTTGTCCGTGATCGAGGGATTCATGCAACCCAGGTGCCGAGGGCACGATGTGACCTACGTATCGGACGCGGAGTTCAATCCATTCGGCTTCGATCCGGACGGTGAACGCTTCGTCCCCGGCTTTGGCGATGTCGAGGCGGATTTCCAGATCATCGGGGACCATCCTGGTATCCACGGCGGCGTCACAACCAGTGTCCCCTTCACGGAAACGGACGGTGCGAAACGCCTCCAGGATGCGCTTTTGCAAGGCGGACTCCTCCGGAAAGCTGGCGCTCCGCCGACGGTCGATTCGACCTACCTCTCGTATCTCCATCCGAGCGTCCCCGAGCAAGCGCCGACCGACGACGATTACACTCGCGAGGAGACGTTCGTCGAGGCAGAAGTCCGTGCCATCGCGGCCCACGTCCTGTTGCCCGTCGGCGAGCGCGCGACGCGATGGGTCCTCGAAAACATGACGACGGAACCCAGCGATGACCTCGATATGGCGGCGCTACATGGAAGAGAGATCGTCGGCAGCGGGTGGCTCGTTGTGCCCATTGCCGATCCGGACTCTTGGGACGAAGACGACGGGAGAGAACTGTCTGATGCACTCACCGAACTTCGGAAACAGGATTATCGACGAGAGGCCGATCTGGGTCGGCTCGCCGGTGGGGGCGAGCCCTATTACGTCCGATGATCCACGATTCGACTGGGCGACTGGCGCGTTTCAGACCCGGTGGCACGGAATTTTGTAAGTCTGTCCGCATGAACTGGCGGTCCTCGACCCCGAGCACCGGTGAACGGCCGAGCATGCTGACAACCTCGGACCAACCGACGTGACTCTGGCCCGCTCACTGGGCCAGCGCAGTGATCTCTTCCCGGAAGACCAGCGCGTGGGCGAGGCCGATCACGACGATCGCGCCGGCAAGATATCCCCATGCGGGGACCCCTCCAAGCATCTCACCGAGCGTCGCCAGCGCGGCTGGCAGGCCGCTGAGGATCGTGAACGCCAGGAAGATCGGGAGCACCGTGGCGATCAGTATGGCCCAGGGGCGCGCGAGCGCGTCGGTGACTGCTCCGCCGCCGAGGCGCAGTTCCTCGGTCGCCTCATCACGCAGGATCCATACCGCAAAGAGCAGGAAGGCCAGCAGGCCGCTCGCGAGGCCGAGGTTTGCGAGATTGTCCGCGAACAGCGCGAACACGTCGCTTCTGAGCGCACAGACCGTCCCGGTCGCCGCGAACAACAGCGTGATGCCGACCGCCGCGCGTTCGCGCTCGATCGCGTGTTCGTCGACGAGGTACGCGACGAGCACCTCCATGATGGAGATCGCACTCGACAGCGCCGCCATCGCGAGCACGAGATAGAAGACTGCGCCGAGCGCCCGCCCGAAGGGCAACTGACTGAACGCCTGGGCGAGGCTGACGAAGATCACGCCGGGACCGCCCGTCCCCGCCTCGATCGAGCCGAAGGAGTAGATGATCGGGAAGACGACAAAGCCGGCGAGGACCCCGATCGCGGTGTTGAGCACGGCGATCGAGCCCCCGTCGATGAACAGCGACCGATCCTCATCGAGATAGGAGGCATAGGTCAACATGACGCCCGCGCCCACTGAAAGGGTGAACAGGGCCTGTCCGGTTGCGGCCTCGACGACCGACACGAAGTTATTCGCCAAATAGTCAAGGTCCGGTGAGAGGTAATACGAGAGGCCAGCGCCAGCCCCCTCCAGGGTGAACGCCCACACGGCGAGCCCGATCAACAGGGCGACGATCCCCGGCACCATCACCTTCGTCGCGCGTTCGATCCCGTCGGCGATACCGAAATAGACGATCCCGCCGGTGAAGCCGATGAAGACGAAATGCGCGATCAGCGCGGCTGGACCGAACGAAATCGCCCCGAAGTGGGCTCCCGGCGCACCGAACGCGGTAGTCTGGGCGAGACCCGCGCCTTTCAGGAGGATGTCGCCACCCAGGCTGTCGAAGACGTACCGGAGCACCCACCCGCCGGCGACGCTGTAGAACGTCAGGACGATCAGCGACGTGAGCACAGCGATCCAGCCGATGGGTCGCCACGATGACGATTGGAGTCGTTCGAACGTGCCGACGGGATTGCGCTCCCCGCGCCGGCCGACGACGAACTCGCCGATCAGGCCCGGGAGTGCGATCGCGAACACGATCACGAGATAGACGCCCAGGAACGCACTCCCGCCGTTCTCGGCGGTCATCCACGGGAACCGCCAGACGTTCCCCAGGCCGACAGCCGATCCCACGGCCGCGAGGATGAACCCGATCCGGGTCGTCCAGGCGTCGCGCTCACTCATCGCCCTCTCCTCCCTGGTCGTCGTCTACCGACTGGCCGTCGCCATACCCGCCCGACTGGAAGGCGATCCACAGCGTCACGGCGAGGCCGCCGAACAGGAACACGAAACCGAACACGGCCATCGCGAGTGCCCCCGGGTCGATCGCAGTCATGCGTCGTCACCTCCGTTCGCGGCAACGGTGTCTGCCCGTTGCGTGACGTAGGAGGATATCGCCGCGGAGAAGACAATCACCAGCGGCGCGATGAGGCCGGTCTTTCCATCCACCACGATCTGGGAGAGGATCGTATAACCCAGCGCCGTCGGCACGACGATCTGGAGGACGACCGCATACAGCCGCGGGGGGATCGAGAAGTCGCTGACAGCGTTGGCGGCCTCGGCGATCCGTTGGCCGCCGTCGAACGCGCCGACGCCGTAGACCCATCCGAAGATCAACGTCTCGCCCAGCGCGATCATCGGCAGCGTGTAGGTCGCACTCGAGGTATCGAACATCGAGAGCAACTGCAGCGAATCGCCGACCGCCTCGCCACTGCCAAGCAGTCCGAGTGGCCCCTCGAGCGCGATCACGAGGCTCAGGGTGACGCCCGCCAGTGCCACGGCGTTGACGGTTTTCGCCCGGCTGAGGCCGAGTTTCTGCCGCAGCGGTCCCACCTGCGCTTCCGCAAGTGATAGCGACGAAGAGAGTCCTGCAAGCGTCAACAGGAGGAAGAATACCGCGCCGACGATCGGCGTGAACGGAATCGTCTGGAACGCTTTCGGGAGCACGACGAACGCGAGGCCGATGCTGTCGGTCGCCGTGGCGTCCGCCGCGAGCAGATACGGGAAGATCGCAAAGCCAGCGAGGAAGGCAAAGCCACAGTTCGCGAAGGCGATGATGAAGGCGTTGTTGGTGATGTCCTGGTCCTCTGGCTGATAGGACGCGTACGTGATCATGATCCCCAAAGCGACGCTGAGTGTGAAGTAGATCTGTCCGAACGCACTGATCCAGATGCTCGGATCGGTCAACGCCTCAAAGTCCGGCGTCAGATAGAACTCCAGGCCATCCAGACCACTGGGCAGCAGCATCCCCCGCACGGCGAGCAGGATGACAAGCACCCAGATGAACGGGACGAACAGCTTGTTCGCCCGTTCGAGACCGTCTTCGATGCCCAACCGAAGGATGACATAGTTGATCGCCCATACCACGATGACGCCAGCGACCGGATACCACGACGTCAGAAACGCCTTGAACGCCGTGAACAGATCGCCAGTCGGCAGTGTGGACCCGTGGGTGAGTGCGAACACGATGAATGCTGCCGACCACCCCAGGATGACGACGTAGTAGGCGTTGACGATGAAGCCATTTAGCACGGCCCACCAGCCGAGGAATTCGCTCTCTTTGAACTTCTCTCGAATCGCGAGCGGCGTCGTCAGTCCGGTTTCACTGCCGAGCCAGACCTCGACGAGGAGCACCGGGATGCCCGCCAGGAGCAACGCAGCGAAATACGGTATCAGGAAGGCGCCGCCGCCGTTGGCGTGGACCTGATACGGGAACCGCCAGATGTTCCCGAGTCCGATTGCCGATCCCACGGCCGCGAGGATGAACCCGATCCGCGTCGACCACGATCCTCCATCGGTTTCGTCGACACTCATACGTGGCCTCGTTTCATATACTCCCAAATTAAAACGTCGATATTTGCCGGGAGTTGTCAGAGTCGGAGTGTGACGTTTTCACCGAGATTTAGAAGGGAGATACACAATCGGGCAGATTCACTGCAGGTGCCGACATTCCTATTTGCTTTCTGAATATCTAATAGTGTGGTCAGGTCTGGCCAGAGACGGGGATCGATCCACCGTTGACCGGGGCCGCTGCCTCGCTGCAGAGGAACTGAATCACGTCGGCGATGTCGGCGGGATCGACCCATTCGTCGTGATTCGCATCCGGCATCATGTCGCGATTCGCCGGTGTATCGATCACGTCCGGAAGGATGGCGTTCGCCCTGACCGTCCCTTCGTTCTCGACAGCGATCGATTCGGTGAGCAATCGAACACCGGCCTTCGAGGCACGGTAGAGGGCGTCACCGCTCCCGCCTTCGAGTGAGGACTTCGAGGAAACGGTGACGATTGAACCCCCCGTTTCCCGCAGGTGTGGGAGGGCGTGTTTCGTGGCGAGAAACGCCGTTCGGAGGTTCACATCGACGAGAACATCGAACGTGTCAGTCCCGGTTTTGTCGACAGGATTGCCCCCTTGCCAGGTCCCCGCGACGCACACCAGCGCGTCTAGCCGCCCATGATCGGCGAGGATCGTTTCGACGAGCGCCTGGACGGCTGGCTCGTCGGTGAAATCAGCCTGGTAGGTCTGGAGACCTTCCTGCTCAGCGGCAAGCAGATAGCCATCAGCGGACGGGGCGATCACGTCCGCGGCACACACGGTTGCGCCCGCGTCGAGGAATGCCTCGGCCGTTGCACTCCCGAGCGCACCGCCTGCACCGGTCACTAGCACGACGTGGTCACTGAAATCGAAACTGATTGCCATACCGACCGTTGGCGCGTTTCACCGATAAAAACTGCCCCGCGAGTCTCGACGCCGTTACTTTACCGTGAAGCCGCTGTCGACGGTGAGTGCCTCGCCGTTGGTGAAGGAGGCACCGTCCGAACACAGCCACAGGACGGCGTCGGCGATCTCCTCGGGCTGGCCGAGGCGACCTTCGGAGTGCATCCCGGCGATCCAGTCGCGAACGTCCTCGTTGGTCGTGATCCCGGCGTCGTCCAGCATCTGGGTCTCGATGAACCCGGGACAGACCGCGTTGACCCGGACCCCTTCCTCGGCGTATTCCCAGGCGGACGTTTTCGTCAGTCCGAGTACACCGTGTTTCGAGGAGACGTACGCTGCAGAGTTCTCGAAGCCAACTTTCCCGAGGACCGAGGCCATGTTGATGATGACACCGCCGTCGTCCTGGTCGGTCATCGCACCGAGTTCGGCCTTCATCGAGCGCCAGACACCGTTCAGGTTGATGTCGATGGTGCGCTCGAATCCGTCCTCCTCGACGTCGCCAGTCGGGACCTGGTCGCCACCGACGCCCGCGCTGTTGACCGCGTAATCGAGTTGACCGAACTCCTCGACGGCCGTCTCGACCATCGTCTCGACGTCGTCCATACTTGTTACGTCCGTATGCACAAAGACGGCGTCACCGCCAGCCTCCTCGATCTCGGCGACGACATCCTCACCGGCGTCGTCGACGTCCGCAACCACGACCGCGGCGCCGTTCTCGGCGAACTGAATCGCTGTCTCTCGGCCGATTCCAGATGCGGCACCGGTGATGGCCGCGACGCGGCCTTCGAAGTCATACTGTGTCATTACGGTCTCCGCTTACACCTCCAATCATATAATCAACGCGTCCACAGTCTCAGTACTCGGGAAACACACCATCATTTACATATCTTGGGAGCTAAATTCCAGTTTCAGACGCTCTTTGTTCGGGTCAGGGAAGAGTACGGCCTCCTCGATGGTCTGTCGCGGTCGAACTCCCGAATCCAAGCCAATCGAGCTATCAGATTTGATCCGCGGAGCCAACATATAGGTTCGTCCGACCGCAAGGGGTGGATGAATGATCGAGGTTCGGGACCTTCGCAAGGAGTACGGCGGCTTTGCCGCCGTTGAGGGGAGTACGTTTTCCGTCGACCGCGGGGAGGTGTTCGGTATCATCGGCCCGAACGGCGCGGGCAAGACGACGACGCTGAAGATGCTCGCCGGCCTGATCGAACCGACCGCCGGCGACGTCCAGATCGCCGGGCTCGCTGCCGACGATTCAGCGATGCGACGACGCCTGGGGTTTCTCCCCGAGGAATCGCCGCTCTACGAGGAGATGACGCCCATCTCCTATCTCACCTTCTTCGCCGACCTCTACGATGTACCCGAAAACCAGGCGATCACGCGCATCCACGACACGCTCGACAGACTGGATCTCCAGCACCGCGATCGGCCGTTGGGTGACATGTCCAAGGGGATGAAACGCAAAGTCGCCATCGCCAGATCGCTGATCAACGATCCCGACGTGTTGGTCTACGACGAACCCGCGAGCGGTCTCGACCCGCTGACGACGAACTTCATCATCGACTTCACAACCGAACTCGCCGAGGCGGGTAAGACGATCGTCTTCAGTGCGCACAACCTGTATCACGTCGAGAGCATCTGTGATCGCGTCGCGATCATGAACCAGGGATCGATCGTGGCCCGCGGTCCCCTGGAGACCCTTCGAGAAGAACACGGTGAGACGACCTATCACGTCTATACGACGATCGAACTTCCGGGGAGCGAACAGCAGAATGGCCGATACGTCCGAAGCGTGAATTCGATGGGCGAGGTCGAAGCGACCCGTGAAGACGCCGCCGAACGCGGGGGCGAGGTCGTCGACATCCGGACCGAAGAGGCGAGTCTCGAAGAAGTATTCTTGAACGTCGCCGACGAACCCGCCCAGGCCGCCGCGACCGGGACGACGGGGACGGGGACCGTCGATCCGGGTGAGTAAGCGTGCGTCTCAAGAAGGTACTCCGGATCGGCTGGTGGGAGGTAACGAAGAACGCCGGCGGGATCGACCGCCGGACTGCGGCTGTAACGATCGGTGCCATCGTCGTTCTCGGCGCGCTCGCCCCGCTGATCGCCAGTCAGGGCGTTGCACTCGATGCCGGCCTGTATCGCGTCGGCGTCGACGAGACGAGCCCCTATTACGGTGTCGTCGACCGCGATCCGACGTTTGCCGTCGAGCCCCCGACTCGCGACGGCGTCTCCTCGGGGCAGGTCGAACTGCTGATCGAGGGATCATCTGTCGTCGACGTTGCCGACTCCCCGAAAGGAAACGCTGCACTGACCGAGTTGCGAAGTTCGGTACAGGCGTATAACGACTGGCTGATGGACCAGGAGAAAAACCAGACTGCCGCCTATCCGGTTTCGGTGACGACTGACCCCGTCGATCGTGGGTCGCTTGGGCCGTCAGGAACCGATGACGGAAGTCCCAACGGTGGGACGTCCGATGGGGGCGACACGGGAACGAACGGCGACACGGGCGGTGACAGCCCGGGCACGGGCGGGCCCGGTACTGGTGGTACTACGGGCGATAGCACGGACAGCGGCGGCGGTGGGCTCCCCGGCGGCCTCGGCGGGTTTGCCGGGAGTCTCGGGGGCGGGAGTACGACCGGATCACCATCGGACCTTGCGCCGCCGTTCCCGTTTGGCTCGCTCGTGCTGGCGTTCGTGTTCGTCCTGCCGCTGAACTTCGTGATCCAGGCCTACGGGAGTTCGATACTCAGCGAGCGACTCAATCGCCGTGGGGAACTCATGCTCGTCTCGCCGGTCACGCGAGGTGATATCATCGCCGGGAAGACGCTGCCGTACTTCCTCGGCGCGATGATTTTCGAAGTACTGCTAACTGCCGGTCTGGTCGTGTTTGCTGCAGACGGGGCGAGCGGGTTCGTCTCGATACTGGCAGTGATCCCGCTCGTGTTGCTCTTTCTCGGGGCGACGTTCCTCGCGGGAATGTTCGCCCGGTCGTTCAAGGAACTCACGTTCCTGACGGTCACGATCACGGTCTCACTGACGAGTTACGCGTTCGTCCCCGCGATTTTCACCGACGTGACACCGATCGCCCTCATCTCGCCGCTGACGATCGTCGTCCGGGATATCCAGGGCCAGGCGATCGGCCTCGTCGAGTTCGTGTTCTCGACGCTCCCGCCGCTGTTGACGGCGGGTGTCCTCTTCGGACTGGGTGCCGGCCTGTACCGCGAGGAGGACATGTTCACCCAGCGGCCGGTTCCGCTGAAAGTCCTCGACTCGCTTTCCGGCCGGATCAAACGGCCGACGAGCGCGGCGAAGCTGTCGATCATCCTGTTGCCGTTCATCCTCGTGACCGAACTGGTCGCCGTCGCGATGGCCTATCCGATATGGCTCGGCGCGCCCGAGGTGGCGGTCTTTTTCGTGCTGGTCGCTGTCGCCGTCATCGAGGAGATCGCCAAGAGCATCCACATCTACGCGGGATTCGTCCACCGGAAGTACGAACGCACAGTTGCGAGTGCTGTCCTCGTCGGATCGCTGTCGGGACTCGGGTTCTTCCTCGCGGAGAAACTCGGCCTCATCGCGCAGTTGCTCGGCTCCGATCTGCCCGACGTACAGCAGGCAGCCTTGACGACTGGGGGCGCGGAGTACGGCGTCTCACCGCTGCTTGCCCTCGGCCTCCTGCTCGCGCCGTTTGCGCTACATGCGGTGACGGCGACGATCTCGGCTCTCGGTGCGGTTCGGAGTCGTCGTGGATACGCCGTCGGACTCGTTCTCGCGATCATGATCCATCTAGCGTACAACCTCACGGTGGTGAGTTTCCTTGTCTGATCAAAACGCCGAAGCGAACGGATCGCTCCTGGCAGACAGCCGACTGACGATCGCTCGCCGGGACATCGCCTCGCTCTCCCGGGAGAAGACGATCGTCCTTGCGCTCATCATCCAGCTATTCATCGCTGCGTTCTCGTCGTTTCTCGTCGTCGGGCTGACGTCGCTGTACGATCCTGGCTCCGTTGAGGCCAGCGGGATCGACGTGGGTGTCTCCGGTGACGTGACGGCGGAACTCGAAGACGCGGCGGCAGCCGTCGACGGGATCGAACTCACGCCCTATACCAGCAAGGACCAGGCGATGGAGCGCTTCCAGGATCGGTCCGTCCAGGGGGTATTACATGCCGAGACTGTCGACGGGCAGATACAGGTGACGGCCACCGTTCCCCAGGGGAGCATCGAATCGACGCTCGTGATCGTCCAGCTCAGGTCCGTCCTGGAGGAGCTCGAACGGACCGAGCGGATCGACCGAAGCGAGTTCCTCGAATCGCCACCCGTCTCGCTTCCAGCGGAGACGAGTTCGAGTCCGTACTTCGGGTTCACCTACACGGTGCTCGTTCCCCTCCTGCTGTTCTTGCCGCCGTTCATCAGCGGGTCGATCGCCGTCGACGCGATCACCGAGGAGATCGAACGCGGCACGCTCGAACTCCTGCGGGTCGCGCCGGTCTCTCTGAGTGATATCGTCGACGGCAAGGCACTCGGCATGGCGATCCTGGCACCGCTCCAGGCGATCCTCTGGATCGTATTGCTGGGTGCCAACGGCATTGCGATCCGGAACGTCCCGGCACTCGTACTCCTGGTGGCGGCCACCGCCGTGCTCGTCGTCGTCTTCGGGATCGTCCTCGGTCTGTTGACTGGGAAGCGACAGCAAGCACAGCTTCTGTATTCGGTGCTGGTCATCGGCGCGTTCGGCGCACTCGCGCTGTTGCCCGAACACTTAGCGACCGTCGCCGCGAAGCTCGCGGTCGGGAGCGCAACGACGGTGACGACCGCGACCGTCGCTGGCGTGGCTG contains:
- a CDS encoding sodium-dependent transporter, which translates into the protein MSVDETDGGSWSTRIGFILAAVGSAIGLGNIWRFPYQVHANGGGAFLIPYFAALLLAGIPVLLVEVWLGSETGLTTPLAIREKFKESEFLGWWAVLNGFIVNAYYVVILGWSAAFIVFALTHGSTLPTGDLFTAFKAFLTSWYPVAGVIVVWAINYVILRLGIEDGLERANKLFVPFIWVLVILLAVRGMLLPSGLDGLEFYLTPDFEALTDPSIWISAFGQIYFTLSVALGIMITYASYQPEDQDITNNAFIIAFANCGFAFLAGFAIFPYLLAADATATDSIGLAFVVLPKAFQTIPFTPIVGAVFFLLLTLAGLSSSLSLAEAQVGPLRQKLGLSRAKTVNAVALAGVTLSLVIALEGPLGLLGSGEAVGDSLQLLSMFDTSSATYTLPMIALGETLIFGWVYGVGAFDGGQRIAEAANAVSDFSIPPRLYAVVLQIVVPTALGYTILSQIVVDGKTGLIAPLVIVFSAAISSYVTQRADTVAANGGDDA
- a CDS encoding uracil-DNA glycosylase family protein; translation: MTYVSDAEFNPFGFDPDGERFVPGFGDVEADFQIIGDHPGIHGGVTTSVPFTETDGAKRLQDALLQGGLLRKAGAPPTVDSTYLSYLHPSVPEQAPTDDDYTREETFVEAEVRAIAAHVLLPVGERATRWVLENMTTEPSDDLDMAALHGREIVGSGWLVVPIADPDSWDEDDGRELSDALTELRKQDYRREADLGRLAGGGEPYYVR
- a CDS encoding SDR family oxidoreductase, with protein sequence MTQYDFEGRVAAITGAASGIGRETAIQFAENGAAVVVADVDDAGEDVVAEIEEAGGDAVFVHTDVTSMDDVETMVETAVEEFGQLDYAVNSAGVGGDQVPTGDVEEDGFERTIDINLNGVWRSMKAELGAMTDQDDGGVIINMASVLGKVGFENSAAYVSSKHGVLGLTKTSAWEYAEEGVRVNAVCPGFIETQMLDDAGITTNEDVRDWIAGMHSEGRLGQPEEIADAVLWLCSDGASFTNGEALTVDSGFTVK
- a CDS encoding ABC transporter permease; amino-acid sequence: MSDQNAEANGSLLADSRLTIARRDIASLSREKTIVLALIIQLFIAAFSSFLVVGLTSLYDPGSVEASGIDVGVSGDVTAELEDAAAAVDGIELTPYTSKDQAMERFQDRSVQGVLHAETVDGQIQVTATVPQGSIESTLVIVQLRSVLEELERTERIDRSEFLESPPVSLPAETSSSPYFGFTYTVLVPLLLFLPPFISGSIAVDAITEEIERGTLELLRVAPVSLSDIVDGKALGMAILAPLQAILWIVLLGANGIAIRNVPALVLLVAATAVLVVVFGIVLGLLTGKRQQAQLLYSVLVIGAFGALALLPEHLATVAAKLAVGSATTVTTATVAGVAVAAVVGYATMRRYVTRIDPERF
- a CDS encoding inositol monophosphatase family protein; the protein is MDATEELQVAIRAAREAGSIAAEHAGRDFRTAEDTESKRSGNDLVTAVDRECEQRVTDVIGAAFPADSVVGEENPTALTGEGREWIVDPIDGTSNFATGYPYYCVSVGLRIAGEGVVGVVHSPDTALGRTWYAAAGEGAYRSEDHTLDGEPITVSGHDTLAGSLVFARLSERSRAWLASDLAVASSLLERESMVRRPGSSALNMCQIADGSADAYVVLSINDWDVAAGEVILREAGGTVRDRALSDGTRQVIASNGSIQADLETFVDTVVGDRYD
- a CDS encoding ABC transporter ATP-binding protein, which codes for MIEVRDLRKEYGGFAAVEGSTFSVDRGEVFGIIGPNGAGKTTTLKMLAGLIEPTAGDVQIAGLAADDSAMRRRLGFLPEESPLYEEMTPISYLTFFADLYDVPENQAITRIHDTLDRLDLQHRDRPLGDMSKGMKRKVAIARSLINDPDVLVYDEPASGLDPLTTNFIIDFTTELAEAGKTIVFSAHNLYHVESICDRVAIMNQGSIVARGPLETLREEHGETTYHVYTTIELPGSEQQNGRYVRSVNSMGEVEATREDAAERGGEVVDIRTEEASLEEVFLNVADEPAQAAATGTTGTGTVDPGE
- a CDS encoding SDR family oxidoreductase → MAISFDFSDHVVLVTGAGGALGSATAEAFLDAGATVCAADVIAPSADGYLLAAEQEGLQTYQADFTDEPAVQALVETILADHGRLDALVCVAGTWQGGNPVDKTGTDTFDVLVDVNLRTAFLATKHALPHLRETGGSIVTVSSKSSLEGGSGDALYRASKAGVRLLTESIAVENEGTVRANAILPDVIDTPANRDMMPDANHDEWVDPADIADVIQFLCSEAAAPVNGGSIPVSGQT
- a CDS encoding MetS family NSS transporter small subunit; amino-acid sequence: MTAIDPGALAMAVFGFVFLFGGLAVTLWIAFQSGGYGDGQSVDDDQGGEGDE
- a CDS encoding DUF5784 family protein, with protein sequence MAKPLRFRRSNERWTADRVRSALYQSLNQAIGATMGRPWFRQPEGYDARRFDMDNGDVALFTWSDDVAYWMGNTETPKALWQTEKYTFDEVPDAVAEWAERELLATLHEEAPWLAEYPTISWFFLPVLLSKDGRHTSREFFRDHAAGFPECDRETALSYYEELLEGGVFPDRYEMAAKLGTAERLNLTRMSATMSEFTVAKLLDDAGYDLAPENEVSSGHSIDFRVDGDEQTGRLVEVTRPLPPSERSAGSAVAAIKETVATKTGGQLADHGGGVTLLVDCSSFDDGEWSRILDAQPEIGHRPAVVFRVRPGGNTAAYTLGSVPIDLPAYVDVA
- a CDS encoding sodium-dependent transporter is translated as MSERDAWTTRIGFILAAVGSAVGLGNVWRFPWMTAENGGSAFLGVYLVIVFAIALPGLIGEFVVGRRGERNPVGTFERLQSSSWRPIGWIAVLTSLIVLTFYSVAGGWVLRYVFDSLGGDILLKGAGLAQTTAFGAPGAHFGAISFGPAALIAHFVFIGFTGGIVYFGIADGIERATKVMVPGIVALLIGLAVWAFTLEGAGAGLSYYLSPDLDYLANNFVSVVEAATGQALFTLSVGAGVMLTYASYLDEDRSLFIDGGSIAVLNTAIGVLAGFVVFPIIYSFGSIEAGTGGPGVIFVSLAQAFSQLPFGRALGAVFYLVLAMAALSSAISIMEVLVAYLVDEHAIERERAAVGITLLFAATGTVCALRSDVFALFADNLANLGLASGLLAFLLFAVWILRDEATEELRLGGGAVTDALARPWAILIATVLPIFLAFTILSGLPAALATLGEMLGGVPAWGYLAGAIVVIGLAHALVFREEITALAQ
- a CDS encoding ABC transporter permease family protein, with amino-acid sequence MRLKKVLRIGWWEVTKNAGGIDRRTAAVTIGAIVVLGALAPLIASQGVALDAGLYRVGVDETSPYYGVVDRDPTFAVEPPTRDGVSSGQVELLIEGSSVVDVADSPKGNAALTELRSSVQAYNDWLMDQEKNQTAAYPVSVTTDPVDRGSLGPSGTDDGSPNGGTSDGGDTGTNGDTGGDSPGTGGPGTGGTTGDSTDSGGGGLPGGLGGFAGSLGGGSTTGSPSDLAPPFPFGSLVLAFVFVLPLNFVIQAYGSSILSERLNRRGELMLVSPVTRGDIIAGKTLPYFLGAMIFEVLLTAGLVVFAADGASGFVSILAVIPLVLLFLGATFLAGMFARSFKELTFLTVTITVSLTSYAFVPAIFTDVTPIALISPLTIVVRDIQGQAIGLVEFVFSTLPPLLTAGVLFGLGAGLYREEDMFTQRPVPLKVLDSLSGRIKRPTSAAKLSIILLPFILVTELVAVAMAYPIWLGAPEVAVFFVLVAVAVIEEIAKSIHIYAGFVHRKYERTVASAVLVGSLSGLGFFLAEKLGLIAQLLGSDLPDVQQAALTTGGAEYGVSPLLALGLLLAPFALHAVTATISALGAVRSRRGYAVGLVLAIMIHLAYNLTVVSFLV